One genomic window of Georgenia soli includes the following:
- a CDS encoding lipoate--protein ligase family protein: MTLLELSTPAGPAALLPTAGQLQVIHGPDNLSPRVDIGIGPALLAAASRSTRAGWMRIYRPAATVAFSRRDTLSPGFPAAVELAQNHSFEPVLRAPGGRAAAYHGGALCLDLVVSADDPTSAAMRRFEDLSALLVGALQSLGVDAQVGELPAEYCPGRFSVHAQGMKLVGSAQRLAKSAWLLGAVILVEGGDPVRNVITDVYRALDQPLDVRTVGALEDLVGGVSVEDVESALWAQFERHAIPLTESPTLPWLHERAAAAAFDHPALPARASAQMSLGGSPVRV, translated from the coding sequence TTGACCTTGCTGGAACTGTCGACGCCGGCAGGACCGGCTGCACTGCTGCCGACCGCTGGCCAACTTCAGGTCATTCATGGGCCCGACAATCTGTCTCCGCGTGTCGATATCGGGATCGGCCCGGCACTGCTTGCAGCAGCGTCGCGCAGCACTCGTGCTGGTTGGATGCGCATCTACCGACCGGCGGCGACCGTCGCGTTCAGCCGTCGGGACACGTTAAGCCCGGGGTTCCCCGCCGCGGTGGAACTGGCTCAGAACCATAGCTTCGAACCGGTGCTTCGGGCACCGGGCGGCCGGGCCGCCGCCTACCACGGCGGTGCGCTGTGCCTGGATCTTGTGGTGTCGGCAGATGATCCGACGTCGGCAGCGATGCGGCGGTTCGAGGACCTCTCAGCTCTGCTCGTTGGTGCGTTGCAGAGCCTGGGCGTGGACGCGCAGGTCGGTGAGTTGCCGGCCGAGTACTGCCCTGGTCGCTTCAGCGTGCACGCGCAAGGTATGAAGCTGGTCGGGTCGGCTCAGCGACTCGCCAAGTCTGCGTGGCTCCTGGGCGCCGTGATACTCGTCGAGGGCGGCGATCCGGTTCGCAATGTGATCACTGATGTCTATCGTGCGCTTGACCAACCACTGGACGTACGGACCGTAGGGGCGCTCGAGGACCTTGTAGGCGGTGTCAGCGTCGAGGACGTCGAGTCGGCACTGTGGGCGCAGTTCGAACGGCACGCGATTCCCCTTACGGAGTCCCCAACACTTCCATGGCTTCATGAACGGGCCGCTGCAGCGGCCTTCGACCACCCCGCTCTACCAGCACGGGCCTCCGCCCAAATGAGCCTTGGCGGCAGTCCGGTTCGAGTCTGA
- a CDS encoding iron-containing alcohol dehydrogenase: MSASTLSGIGEIHKLLAKWDPEGVLVPLELSELRVGRGTIDTLVDAVQSALRVHSLEGASQTVALVADTTVITRSGSDLKVRVRRQLGEVYDVRDVILSDGHAVLHVTEDVLEQATQAIRGVQAVVAVGGGTISDIGKLAAARAGVPAVVIVQTAASVDGFTDNVSVVLRDGVKRTVPSRWPDVVIADAETIAEAPEAMNRAGYGEMTSMFTAPADWRLASMLGTDQSFHRGPIAIMEAIAGTIDEWSSGLRQADLRAVEGLALALDVRGIATGVAGTTACLSGVEHVVSHMLDLHQGAKGSPIGLHGAQVGVAAVVAATAWEMLFERMAAGRAHIQDAAFDVAAAEDRVREAFSHLDGRIAEECWADYSQKLSVLASNRDRIEDLISWWPAHERELRSLVRPAAQIADGLREAGSPVDFSDLVPNITPELARWAVESCALMRNRVNVIDLLTLLGWWTPADVDEVLQRAAQHAAGELAVVI, translated from the coding sequence ATGAGTGCATCTACGCTCAGCGGCATCGGCGAGATCCACAAACTCCTCGCAAAGTGGGATCCGGAGGGCGTACTTGTCCCTCTCGAGCTGTCCGAGCTGCGGGTCGGACGCGGAACCATCGACACGCTCGTGGACGCCGTTCAGTCAGCCTTGCGGGTGCACTCCCTTGAGGGCGCGTCACAGACCGTGGCCCTCGTCGCAGACACCACGGTGATCACCCGGAGCGGGTCAGACCTCAAGGTGCGGGTGCGCCGCCAGCTTGGGGAGGTCTACGACGTGCGGGACGTGATCCTTAGTGACGGCCATGCCGTGCTGCATGTCACTGAGGACGTGCTGGAGCAGGCCACGCAGGCGATCCGTGGCGTGCAGGCGGTCGTCGCGGTTGGTGGAGGGACCATCAGCGACATCGGCAAGCTCGCGGCTGCACGTGCCGGGGTGCCTGCCGTGGTGATTGTGCAGACAGCGGCATCGGTGGATGGCTTCACGGACAACGTCTCCGTCGTGCTTCGAGACGGCGTCAAGCGGACCGTCCCATCGCGGTGGCCCGACGTGGTCATCGCCGATGCTGAGACGATCGCGGAGGCTCCGGAGGCGATGAACCGCGCAGGTTATGGCGAGATGACGTCGATGTTCACGGCGCCTGCGGATTGGCGTTTGGCAAGCATGCTCGGGACGGACCAATCGTTTCACCGCGGACCGATCGCCATCATGGAGGCGATTGCGGGAACGATCGATGAGTGGTCGTCCGGGCTGCGACAAGCAGATCTGCGCGCAGTCGAAGGGCTGGCCCTCGCGCTTGACGTCCGCGGCATCGCAACCGGTGTCGCCGGCACGACCGCGTGCCTGTCCGGCGTCGAGCACGTGGTGAGCCACATGCTCGACCTGCACCAAGGCGCCAAGGGCTCGCCGATCGGCCTTCACGGCGCACAGGTCGGTGTCGCCGCTGTTGTGGCGGCCACTGCGTGGGAGATGCTCTTTGAGCGGATGGCGGCCGGACGGGCCCACATCCAAGATGCCGCCTTCGACGTAGCTGCCGCCGAGGACCGTGTCCGAGAGGCCTTCTCACACCTCGACGGGCGTATCGCTGAGGAGTGCTGGGCTGACTACTCCCAGAAACTCTCGGTGCTGGCCTCGAACCGTGACCGGATCGAAGACCTGATCTCCTGGTGGCCGGCGCACGAACGAGAACTGCGATCCCTGGTCCGGCCGGCGGCCCAGATTGCCGACGGGCTACGGGAGGCAGGAAGCCCGGTCGACTTCAGCGATCTCGTTCCCAACATCACCCCCGAGCTGGCTCGCTGGGCGGTTGAGTCCTGCGCACTGATGCGTAACCGGGTCAACGTGATTGACCTACTGACACTCCTCGGTTGGTGGACCCCTGCAGACGTGGACGAGGTCCTGCAGCGTGCCGCTCAGCACGCTGCCGGCGAACTGGCCGTGGTGATCTGA
- a CDS encoding glycerol-3-phosphate dehydrogenase/oxidase, protein MTPNASATHKNSRTPDQYDVLVIGAGINGVGVAQDATLRGLRVLLIEQDDICSGVSAWSGRLIHGGFRYLEHYDIPLVRESLRERERLFRLAPHLVKPVRLVMPFYKHNRRPSWLIRLGMLAYDVLSFDKKSPWHEVLNTTRLQERFRGIGRDGLGGAGVFTDGQVELAERLCVEIAVDAVAGGADFRTHTRVDGPLVEAGQVVGVRWTDQLTGETGESRAAVVVNAAGPWIDQVLAGTESPQPRLGGGTKGSHLIVDPFPGAPDDVVYYESRRDGRLVLVIPWYGRYMIGTTDIRFEGDPVDARCDIGEAEYLLSEVNSLIPEAGLTMDDVLYTFSGVRPLPYAPGVPESKVPRSHVLHDHAGSGLPGLVTVVGGKLTTYRQLAQDVVEDVFRRLGRKAPPCQTKKRAFPGARPRREPEKWSAGAPEQVVRRLRKFYGTRAADVWALAAAKPALGEVIDPSTGLTAAELVFAVEVDLAATLTDVLARRVLLAFEPGHGLDIAARAADVLGEHLGWDLERRVDEFDGYRRWLDRLAVPNPDGPRSESFGAEAVESR, encoded by the coding sequence ATGACTCCCAACGCGTCAGCAACGCACAAGAACTCGAGGACGCCGGACCAGTACGACGTTCTGGTCATAGGCGCGGGCATCAACGGCGTCGGCGTCGCCCAGGACGCCACCCTGCGGGGTTTGCGGGTTCTTCTGATCGAGCAGGACGACATCTGCTCTGGCGTCTCCGCGTGGTCGGGTCGCTTGATCCATGGCGGCTTCCGGTACCTGGAGCACTACGACATCCCTCTCGTGCGCGAGTCTCTGCGCGAGCGTGAGCGACTCTTCCGCCTGGCTCCGCACCTGGTGAAGCCGGTACGGCTGGTCATGCCGTTCTACAAGCACAACCGTCGCCCCTCCTGGCTCATCCGTCTCGGGATGCTGGCGTACGACGTTCTTTCGTTCGACAAGAAGTCGCCATGGCACGAGGTCCTCAACACCACACGGCTGCAGGAACGGTTCCGTGGCATCGGCCGCGACGGCCTCGGTGGCGCAGGGGTGTTCACGGACGGTCAGGTGGAGCTCGCCGAGCGGCTGTGCGTGGAGATCGCCGTGGATGCCGTGGCCGGCGGCGCCGACTTTCGAACGCACACCCGCGTGGATGGCCCGCTTGTCGAGGCTGGGCAGGTGGTGGGCGTGCGGTGGACGGACCAGCTCACCGGCGAGACCGGAGAGTCCCGAGCAGCAGTGGTAGTCAACGCGGCCGGACCGTGGATCGACCAGGTCCTCGCCGGCACCGAGTCTCCCCAGCCACGTCTGGGCGGTGGAACCAAGGGTAGTCACCTCATCGTCGACCCTTTCCCCGGAGCCCCCGACGATGTCGTCTATTACGAATCTCGCCGCGACGGCCGCCTCGTCCTCGTGATCCCGTGGTACGGGCGCTACATGATCGGCACCACGGACATACGGTTCGAGGGTGACCCCGTGGACGCGCGTTGCGATATCGGTGAAGCCGAGTACCTCCTCAGCGAGGTGAACAGTCTCATCCCGGAAGCGGGACTGACGATGGATGATGTGCTCTACACGTTCAGCGGAGTACGCCCATTGCCGTATGCGCCCGGCGTCCCGGAGTCCAAGGTTCCTCGCTCTCATGTGCTGCATGACCATGCCGGCAGCGGCTTGCCGGGCCTTGTGACCGTGGTTGGCGGCAAGTTGACGACGTACCGGCAGCTCGCCCAGGACGTGGTCGAGGACGTCTTCCGTCGTCTCGGCAGGAAGGCTCCCCCGTGCCAGACGAAGAAACGCGCTTTCCCTGGTGCGCGTCCTCGCCGTGAGCCGGAGAAGTGGTCTGCTGGAGCGCCTGAGCAGGTGGTGCGCCGCCTGAGAAAGTTCTACGGAACACGGGCTGCTGATGTGTGGGCGTTGGCTGCGGCGAAGCCTGCACTCGGTGAGGTGATCGACCCGTCGACCGGACTGACCGCGGCGGAGTTGGTCTTCGCGGTAGAGGTGGACCTGGCTGCGACCCTTACGGACGTGCTGGCGCGCCGAGTCCTTCTCGCTTTTGAACCGGGTCATGGCCTGGACATCGCTGCTCGCGCGGCTGACGTGCTCGGAGAGCATCTCGGATGGGATCTTGAGCGCCGCGTCGACGAGTTCGACGGATACCGCCGGTGGCTCGATCGGCTTGCGGTTCCGAACCCCGACGGACCTCGGTCCGAGAGTTTCGGAGCCGAGGCAGTGGAGAGTCGTTGA
- a CDS encoding lipoyl domain-containing protein has protein sequence MAEVEVLLPQWGMGMSEGTITAWLKNVGEAVTEDEDLAEIEAEKVEECLEAPATGILTKILVQTGETVEVRTPIAIIETD, from the coding sequence ATGGCTGAGGTTGAGGTCCTGCTGCCCCAGTGGGGCATGGGTATGAGCGAAGGCACCATCACCGCCTGGCTGAAGAACGTCGGCGAGGCGGTCACCGAAGACGAAGACCTCGCAGAGATCGAGGCCGAGAAGGTCGAGGAATGCCTCGAGGCCCCCGCCACCGGCATCCTCACCAAGATCCTCGTCCAGACCGGGGAGACCGTCGAGGTCCGCACCCCGATCGCCATCATCGAAACCGATTAA
- a CDS encoding xylulokinase — translation MQRDYVIGVDCSTTAAKAVVWDASGTAVSQARFSFDLTHPRPGWGEQDAEDWWSATAAAVRRAVQTVDASRVAAMCVTHQRETFVCVDSGGRPLRPAMLWMDTRAVSEVEEHGSEDVHKTTGKPPNPTPAWYKLLWLRRHEPETLLRAAVITDVQGFLVHRLTGHWATSWASADPLGLVDMTTQDYHDTLLDAAGIAREQLPELHAPGAVLGELSSEVAQSLGLPSNVPVVAGVGDGQSAQLGAGITAPGAAYLNLGSGIVSGTYSPNYTYGIEYRTLFAAVPGAYTLETFIGGGTHNLTWFVDRFAGVDTRALGLPLAPEQILETAAASLPPGSDGLIALPYWTGALTPYWDHHARGALIGLTGAHGKAHMYRALLEGLAFEQRLLTDGAERATGDPIRAVLTMGGGSRSGVWCQILADVMQRQVDVVREPESTCLGAGMLAAAAVGLHSSIPEAAAAMSGTRAAYEPNSARASRYEELYEVYREIYPALRDVYRRLSSVAQR, via the coding sequence ATGCAGCGCGACTACGTGATCGGCGTCGACTGCTCAACGACGGCGGCCAAGGCCGTGGTGTGGGACGCCTCCGGCACCGCGGTGTCGCAGGCACGTTTCAGCTTCGACCTGACCCACCCACGGCCCGGCTGGGGTGAGCAGGACGCCGAAGACTGGTGGTCGGCAACAGCAGCAGCGGTGCGCCGCGCAGTTCAGACGGTCGACGCTTCACGAGTAGCCGCCATGTGTGTGACGCACCAGCGCGAGACCTTTGTCTGCGTCGACTCCGGCGGCCGCCCACTGCGGCCAGCGATGCTTTGGATGGACACGCGAGCGGTCTCTGAGGTGGAAGAGCACGGCTCTGAGGACGTACACAAGACAACTGGCAAACCACCGAACCCCACGCCGGCTTGGTACAAGCTCCTGTGGCTGCGCCGTCACGAGCCAGAGACTCTCTTGCGGGCTGCAGTGATCACGGACGTGCAGGGATTCCTTGTCCACCGACTCACTGGTCACTGGGCAACCTCATGGGCCAGCGCGGACCCGCTCGGCCTGGTCGACATGACGACTCAGGACTACCACGACACTCTTCTCGACGCGGCCGGCATCGCGCGAGAACAACTCCCCGAGCTGCATGCACCTGGGGCGGTCCTGGGCGAGCTCAGCAGCGAGGTCGCGCAGAGCCTCGGTCTGCCAAGCAATGTGCCGGTCGTCGCCGGCGTGGGCGACGGTCAGTCAGCGCAGCTGGGGGCCGGGATCACGGCACCCGGAGCGGCATACCTGAATCTCGGCTCAGGCATCGTCTCGGGCACGTACAGCCCCAACTACACCTACGGCATCGAGTACCGAACACTGTTCGCGGCTGTTCCGGGTGCATACACCCTGGAGACGTTCATCGGCGGTGGGACACACAACCTGACCTGGTTCGTGGACCGGTTCGCCGGCGTAGACACCCGCGCGCTCGGTCTACCGCTCGCGCCCGAGCAGATCCTCGAAACGGCGGCCGCATCACTCCCCCCCGGATCCGACGGCCTCATCGCCTTGCCCTACTGGACCGGAGCGCTGACACCGTACTGGGACCATCACGCGCGCGGCGCCCTGATCGGACTGACCGGGGCACACGGCAAGGCACACATGTACCGGGCACTTCTCGAAGGGCTCGCGTTCGAGCAGCGACTACTCACCGACGGGGCCGAGCGCGCGACCGGCGATCCGATACGGGCGGTCCTAACCATGGGAGGCGGGTCCCGCAGCGGGGTGTGGTGCCAAATTTTGGCCGATGTCATGCAGCGCCAGGTCGACGTGGTGCGCGAGCCAGAAAGCACCTGCCTTGGCGCAGGCATGCTGGCCGCCGCCGCGGTCGGACTTCACTCCAGCATTCCCGAGGCCGCAGCCGCGATGAGCGGCACCCGGGCGGCTTACGAACCAAACTCCGCACGCGCGTCCCGGTACGAGGAGCTGTACGAGGTCTATCGCGAGATCTACCCCGCACTCCGTGACGTGTACCGGCGCCTGTCCTCGGTGGCTCAGCGATGA